The Carassius gibelio isolate Cgi1373 ecotype wild population from Czech Republic chromosome B12, carGib1.2-hapl.c, whole genome shotgun sequence genome has a segment encoding these proteins:
- the dhx8 gene encoding ATP-dependent RNA helicase DHX8 — MAEIGEDELKKLEYLSLVSKVCTELDNHLGINDKDLAEFVISLAEKNPSIDGFKTVLVKNGADFTDSLVSNLLRLIQTMRPPAKASTSKASHAVAKPNNEKDKLKELFPALCRADNPKTRTMLDEEDVKVAADAMKELEMFMPSVSGTEPSSSKHRSETSSSSKKKRRSRSRSRSRDRDRDRRRRHRSRSRSRSRSNERDRRKRRSRWHSRSRSRSPARGDRDKGSDRWKDKHVDRPPPEEPSVGDIYNGKVTSIMQFGCFVQLEGLRKRWEGLVHISELRREGRVANVADVVTKGQRVKVKVLSFTGSKTSLSMKDVDQDTGEDLNPNRRRNMGGEGLEETAMRNPDRPTNLNLGHAPEVEDDTLERKRLTKISDPEKWEIKQMIAANVLSKEEFPDFDEETGILPKVDDEEDEDLEIELVEEEPPFLRGHTKQSMDMSPVKIVKNPDGSLSQAAMMQSALAKERREVKQAQREAEMDSIPTGLNKHWVDPLPDTDGRQIAANMRGIGMMPNDIPEWKKHAFGGNKASYGKKTQLSILEQRESLPIYKLKEQLVQAVHDNQILIVIGETGSGKTTQITQYLAEAGYTTRGKIGCTQPRRVAAMSVAKRVSEEYGCCLGQEVGYTIRFEDCTSPETVIKYMTDGMLLRECLIDPDLGQYAIIMLDEAHERTIHTDVLFGLLKKTVQKRTDMKLIVTSATLDAVKFSQYFYEAPIFTIPGRTYPVEVLYTKEPETDYLDASLITVMQIHLTEPPGDILVFLTGQEEIDTACEILYERMKSLGPDVPELIILPVYSALPSEMQTRIFDPAPPGSRKVVIATNIAETSLTIDGIYYVVDPGFVKQKVYNSKTGIDQLVVTPISQAQAKQRAGRAGRTGPGKCYRLYTERAYRDEMLTTNVPEIQRTNLASTVLSLKAMGINDLLSFDFMDAPPMETLITAMEQLYTLGALDDEGLLTRLGRRMAEFPLEPMLCKMLIMSVHLGCSEEMLTIVSMLSVQNVFYRPKDKQALADQKKAKFHQPEGDHLTLLAVYNSWKNNKFSNPWCYENFIQARSLRRAQDIRKQMLGIMDRHKLDVVSCGKATVRVQKAICSGFFRNAAKKDPQEGYRTLIDQQVVYIHPSSALFNRQPEWVVYHELVLTTKEYMREVTTIDPRWLVEFSPAFFKVSDPTRLSKQKKQQRLEPLYNRYEEPNAWRISRAFRRR, encoded by the exons ATGGCAGAGATCGGGGAAGACGAGCTCAAAAAGCTTGAATATTTGTCTTTGGTGTCTAAAGTTTGTACCGAACTTGACAACCATTTAGGAATCAACGATAAGGATCTTG CTGAGTTTGTTATCAGTCTTGCTGAGAAAAACCCAAGCATTGATGGATTTAAAACAGTGCTGGTTAAAAATGGAGCCGATTTCACA GATTCACTCGTCAGCAATTTGCTTCGTCTCATTCAAACCATGCGTCCTCCTGCAAAAGCATCTACCAGTAAAG CCTCTCATGCTGTGGCTAAACCAAATAATGAAAAGGACAAGCTGAAAGAGCTGTTTCCAGCTCTGTGCAGAGCTGACAATCCTAAAACTAGG ACTATGCTGGATGAGGAAGATGTGAAAGTTGCTGCTGATGCCATGAAAGAGTTGGAGATGTTTATGCCCAGTGTTAGTGGTACAGAACCTAGCAGCAGTAAACACAG ATCTGAAACTAGCAGCAGCAGTAAGAAGAAGCGGAGGAGCAGAAGTCGCAGTCGAAGCAGAGACAGGGACCGAGACAGACGGAGACGCCATCGCTCACGCTCCCGTTCCAGATCTCGCTCTAATGAGAGAGACCGAAGGAAGCGCAGGAGCCGCTGGCACTCTCGCAGCAGGTCCAGGAGTCCTGCACGGGGAGACCGAGACAAAGGCTCAGACCGCTGGAAGGACAAACATGTGGACCGCCCCCCTCCAGAGGAGCCATCTGTGGGCGATATCTACAACGGCAAAGTCACCAGTATTATGCAGTTTGGCTGCTTTGTGCAGTTGGAAGGTCTCCG GAAACGCTGGGAAGGCTTGGTCCATATTTCTGAGCTCAGGAGAGAAGGTCGGGTAGCAAATGTGGCTGATGTGGTCACTAAAGGTCAAAGGGTCAAAGTCAAGGTGTTGTCCTTCACTGGATCTAAAACAAGTCTCAGTATGAAG GACGTTGACCAGGATACTGGTGAAGATCTGAACCCTAACAGGAGGAGAAATATGGGTGGAGAAGGTCTGGAAGAGACGGCCATGAGGAATCCTGACAGACCTACAAACCTGAACCTGGGCCATGCTCCAGAGGTAGAGGATGACACATTGGAACGCAAAAGACTCACCAAGATCTCCGATCCGGAGAAGTGGGAAATCAAACAG ATGATTGCTGCCAATGTGCTGTCTAAGGAGGAATTCCCAGACTTTGATGAAGAGACAGGAATTTTGCCTAAAGTAGATGATGAGGAAG ATGAGGACTTGGAGATTGAGCTGGTGGAAGAGGAACCTCCATTCCTGAGGGGACACACCAAACAGAGCATGGACATGAGTCCTGTCAAGATTGTCAAG AACCCCGATGGATCTCTCTCCCAAGCAGCCATGATGCAGAGTGCCCTGGCCAAAGAGCGAAGGGAGGTGAAACAGGCCCAACGGGAGGCTGAAATGGACTCGATCCCCACGGGCCTAAACAAACACTGGGTGGACCCACTGCCTGACA CCGACGGCAGGCAGATAGCTGCTAATATGAGGGGCATAGGTATGATGCCCAATGACATCCCAGAATGGAAGAAACACGCTTTTGGTGGCAACAAGGCCTCCTATGGAAAAAAGACTCAACTTTCTATCCTAGAGCAAAGAGAGAGTCTTCCCATCTACAAGTTGAAAGAGCAGCTCGTTCAG GCTGTCCATGACAACCAGATCCTAATTGTTATTGGTGAGACAGGCTCAGGaaagaccactcagatcactCAGTACCTGGCTGAGGCTGGATACACCACACGGGGGAAGATCGGGTGCACACAACCCAGAAGAGTGGCAGCCATGTCTGTGGCTAAAAGAGTGTCAGAGGAATACGGTTGCTGTTTAGGTCAAGAG GTTGGCTACACCATCCGTTTTGAGGACTGCACAAGTCCCGAGACTGTCATTAAGTACATGACGGATGGTATGTTGTTAAGAGAGTGTCTGATTGACCCTGATCTGGGCCAGTATGCCATCATTATGTTGGATGAGGCCCACGAGAGAACCATTCACACAGATGTGCTCTTTGGCCTGCTCAAGAAG acTGTACAGAAGCGAACTGACATGAAGCTCATCGTGACATCTGCTACGCTGGACGCTGTGAAATTCTCGCAGTACTTTTATGAAGCACCCATTTTTACTATCCCTGGTCGTACATATCCAGTGGAGGTTTTGTACACTAAAGAACCTGAGACTGATTATTTGGATGCCAGTCTGATCACAGTCATGCAGATTCATCTCACTGAGCCTCCAG GTGACATCTTGGTGTTCCTGACGGGTCAGGAGGAGATCGACACTGCCTGTGAGATCCTGTACGAACGAATGAAATCCCTTGGTCCTGATGTCCCAGAGCTGATCATCCTCCCAGTCTACTCTGCCCTGCCCAGTGAAATGCAGACCAGGATCTTTGACCCAGCACCACCTGGAAGTCGAAAG gtgGTTATTGCTACTAACATTGCAGAGACTTCTTTGACAATTGATGGGATCTACTATGTGGTGGATCCAGGTTTTGTCAAGCAGAAGGTTTATAACTCCAAAACTGGCATTGATCAGCTAGTAGTTACCCCCATTTCCCAG GCCCAGGCTAAGCAGCGAGCGGGCCGAGCAGGAAGAACAGGCCCTGGGAAGTGCTACAGACTCTACACAGAACGTGCCTACAGAGATGAGATGCTCACCACCAACGTACCTGAGATTCAGAGAACTAACTTGGCCAGTACTGTACTGTCTCTAAAG GCAATGGGCATCAATGACCTGTTGTCATTTGATTTCATGGATGCTCCGCCCATGGAGACGCTCATCACAGCCATGGAGCAGCTGTACACTCTGGGAGCATTGGATGATGAAGGCTTGCTTACACGCCTCGGTCGTAGA ATGGCCGAGTTTCCTCTGGAGCCTATGCTTTGTAAGATGTTGATCATGTCCGTCCATCTTGGCTGCAGCGAAGAGATGCTGACCATTGTGTCAATGCTTTCAGTACAGAATGTCTTCTACAGACCAAAG GACAAACAAGCTCTGGCAGATCAGAAGAAGGCCAAGTTTCACCAGCCCGAGGGGGACCATCTGACCTTGTTGGCTGTCTACAACTCCTGGAAGAACAACAAGTTTTCCAACCCCTGGTGCTACGAAAATTTCATCCAGGCACGATCTCTCAGGCGTGCGCAGGATATCCGCAAACAGATGCTGGGCATCATGGACAG ACACAAGTTGGATGTGGTATCATGTGGTAAAGCCACAGTACGTGTACAGAAGGCCATCTGCAGTGGTTTCTTCCGAAACGCCGCCAAAAAGGACCCTCAAGAAGGTTACAGAACCCTTATAGACCAGCAGGTGGTCTACATCCACCCCTCCAGCGCATTGTTCAATCGCCAACCAGAATG GGTGGTGTATCATGAGCTTGTGCTGACCACCAAGGAGTACATGAGGGAGGTGACCACCATTGACCCGAGGTGGCTTGTAGAATTTTCTCCTGCTTTCTTCAAAGTCTCTGATCCCACACGCCTCAGCAAACAGAAGAAACAGCAGCGGTTGGAGCCCCTTTACAACCGCTACGAGGAACCAAATGCGTGGAGAATATCCAGAGCCTTCAGACGACGCTAG